The region ACCCGTAAGCGTCCATATTCCGGTGCCTGCTTTGGTCAGCGTTCCTGTCCCGGTACCGATAATACTGGCAATTGAGCTGCCTGTTGCAGTACCGTCAAGCGTCAAGCCGAAGGCTCCCCCTATCGTTCCGGTATTTGAGAGAACAATATTTCCATTGTTCGAAACAATGCTGCTGGCAGCACCGAGAGTGATCAGACCGCTGTAGGTTGCCGCTGTCCCTGAGCTGTTGGTCAGTGCTCCAACTGTGCCTCCGACACCCGTTCCTCTCAGCGTCAACGCTTCAGGGGTGCCGAGTGTAAAACCGTTCAGGTCAAGTGTCGCGCCGGCGGTAATGCTTGTTGCTCCGGCGGTGGTTCCGAGCGGGGTATTGGTGCCGTCACCTGCAGCACCAAGCTTGAGCGTTCCTGCGCCGACGGTAGTCAATCCTCCATAGGTGTTCGCTCCGGTGAGCGTCAGCGTACCCGTACCATCCTTTGTTAGTGTACTTGCGTTTGTTCCTGTTATCTGATTGGCAACAGTAACATTCCCTGCTCCTCCGAATGTCGACCCCAAAGCTCCTGCAGAAACAGAACCGAGCGTAAGCGTACCGCTGTCGGAGTTGATCCGGGATGCAGCAGCAAGCGTAATCGCTCCGGTATAGCTGTTGTCACTACTGATATTGCGGAGCGCTCCGCCCGAAGAGATGCCTGTACCGTTCAGGCTCAGAGTTTCCGAGTCGATCACAATACCTCCGGCAAGCTCAAGAGCTGCCCCGGAAGCCACGGTTGTACCCGTTGCGGTTGTGCCAAGAGCGGTTACATTTATTGCCCGCAGAGCACCCGCACTGACCGTTGTCGCTCCGGTATAGCTGTTTGCTCCCGAGAGTACAAGTGTGCCTGCACCCGATTTTACAAGAGTTGTCTTGCTGATGATTCCGCTGTATGTGCCGCTGCCGCTGCCGACATTAAAGGTGGTGGTGCCCATGCCGCTGATAGCTCCGCTGCCGCTGATTGAACCGCCATTGGCATTCATCGTCAGATTAAGCGTACCGGTGGTATTACCTATGGCCGCATTTATGGCAATACCCCCGTCTGCTGTCAGTGTCAGTGTCCGGGTTCCGGCTGCCGTACCCGTAGAGATCGCGCTTTCAACCGTAATGTTTCCAGCTTCTGTACCCGAACCGGAGGTTGTAGTTGTAACAGTAACATTGGTTCCCGCATCAAGCCGGGAGGTTATGTCAGTATTAAGAATGGTGGAACCTGTTGCTCCCGGTGTCCAGATGTCAGGATTTGCACCGCCCCATGTGCCGTTCGCACTTGCATTTGTGATGGTCACATTATACGGATCGAACAGCCAGAGTCCGGCAGCGCCCCTTATCGAGGATGCTCCGCCCTTTGACCCTGCCGTATCAAGCCAGTGTCCGGAGGTCTCTATCCTTCCGCCGTCACCACCGTTTGCTCCGCCCTTCGCTTCAAAAGTGCCGTTTGCCCGGGTGACGGAGTTCGGGTTGGTCACGTCCGACCACGCTACCACGGTGCCGCCATTGCCGCTGTCAATTGCACTCGCTTCAAGCAGGGCACCCTGCTCAACGATAGTCCCTGTTGCCTGACGAACCGAACTATCGCTGTTCTGCC is a window of Candidatus Chlorobium masyuteum DNA encoding:
- a CDS encoding two-partner secretion domain-containing protein codes for the protein MNRIFNVIWSKTKERWIVVSEKVKTNGGVPKSRLKSLAVLIALFASGQMAYGLDPGALPSGGVITYGGGTVTTSSNRMTVDQSTPKMIANWQSFNIGADAGVRFNQPNSSSAVLNRITDQNPTQIMGSLSANGRVFLLNPSGIIFGTTARVDVGGLVASSLNMLDSDFLAGRYRFSNSGSAGQVINQGNITAMPGGVVALIAPKVTNEGRVTAHGGSVALAAGNQVSLDFYGDGLITLTVDQGAVDALAENKGLIKADGGRVIMTARAANALTRSAVNNSGIIETASLQSKAGRIILDAEGGTATVAGRVDASSPDGKGGSVIATGDRVLVKDGAHLTASGATGGGEVLVGGSWQNSDSSVRQATGTIVEQGALLEASAIDSGNGGTVVAWSDVTNPNSVTRANGTFEAKGGANGGDGGRIETSGHWLDTAGSKGGASSIRGAAGLWLFDPYNVTITNASANGTWGGANPDIWTPGATGSTILNTDITSRLDAGTNVTVTTTTSGSGTEAGNITVESAISTGTAAGTRTLTLTADGGIAINAAIGNTTGTLNLTMNANGGSISGSGAISGMGTTTFNVGSGSGTYSGIISKTTLVKSGAGTLVLSGANSYTGATTVSAGALRAINVTALGTTATGTTVASGAALELAGGIVIDSETLSLNGTGISSGGALRNISSDNSYTGAITLAAASRINSDSGTLTLGSVSAGALGSTFGGAGNVTVANQITGTNASTLTKDGTGTLTLTGANTYGGLTTVGAGTLKLGAAGDGTNTPLGTTAGATSITAGATLDLNGFTLGTPEALTLRGTGVGGTVGALTNSSGTAATYSGLITLGAASSIVSNNGNIVLSNTGTIGGAFGLTLDGTATGSSIASIIGTGTGTLTKAGTGIWTLTGSNTYTGATTINDGGVILTGTGTATGSAFTVNTGGRLTLDNAATNNTNRISDTLALTLNGGEFVFNGTNVAATNASESTGALTLASGASIITLNSGTGG